A window of Equus caballus isolate H_3958 breed thoroughbred chromosome 10, TB-T2T, whole genome shotgun sequence contains these coding sequences:
- the LOC100072716 gene encoding amine sulfotransferase, with protein sequence MDNTDAYLLNFKGYYLIRSTANTDLLKNLEEFEVRHDDVFIVTYPKSGTVWAQQILSLIYFEGHRNRTETVETLDRVPFLEHGVPKMKHQKRPSPRLFASHLPYYLAPKGLKNKKAKILYIYRNPKDVLISYFHFSNMMVMLEAPENIEDFMKKFLDGKVSGSLWFDHIRGWYEHRHEFNILFMMYEEMKKDLRSSVLKISSFLERELNEEDVEAVVKQATFENMKFDPQANYEQILKHDLGRRTDEGSFLRKGTVGDWKHHLTVEQNERFDRIFQSKMKDFPLKFIWDLNEE encoded by the exons ATGGACAACACAGATGCATATTTATTGAACTTTAAAGGCTATTATCTTATACGTTCTACTGCTAATACTGACCTACTGAAAAATCTAGAGGAATTTGAAGTTAGACATGATGATGTCTTCATAGTCACATATCCAAAATCTG gtACCGTCTGGGCTCAGCAGATATTAAGCTTGATTTATTTTGAGGGACATCGTAACAGAACTGAAACGGTGGAAACACTTGATAGAGTCCCCTTCCTTGAACATGGTGTACCCAAAATGAAGCATCAGAAGAGACCATCGCCTCGTCTCTTCGCGTCCCACCTCCCATATTATTTAGCACCAAAAGGTCTCAAGAACAAAAAGGCTAAa ATTCTTTACATCTACAGAAACCCCAAGGATGTTTTgatctcatattttcatttttcaaatatgatgGTTATGTTAGAAGCTCCGGAGAATATAGAAGATTTCATGAAAAAGTTTTTAGATGGAAAAG TGTCAGGAAGCCTTTGGTTTGATCACATCAGAGGCTGGTATGAGCACAGACATGAGTTCAACATTCTGTTCATGATGTATGAGGAGATGAAGAAG GATCTCAGAAGTTCTGTGCTTAAAATCAGCAGTTTTCTTGAGAGAGAACTGAATGAAGAGGATGTGGAAGCTGTTGTTAAACAGGCAACATTTGAGAACATGAAGTTTGATCCACAAGCAAATTATGAGCAAATTCTAAAACATGACTTGGGGAGAAGAACAGACGAGGGAAGTTTCTTGCGCAAAG GTACCGTTGGAGACTGGAAACATCACCTGACTGTGGAGCAAAATGAGAGATTTGATAGAATATTCCAAAGCAAGATGAAAGACTTTCCCTTGAAGTTCATCTGGGATCTAAATGAGGAATAG